The genomic interval GCACGATTCGCGCGCAAGATCATAAAATGTGAAGGGGCCGCGGCCATGGTGGCGAAGAAGGGTGCGGCGGCCGAGGCCGCCGGTACGGGGGCCGGTGCGGCCGGGACCGTGTCCGGGACGACGGCGTCCGGGACGACGGCCTCCAGGAGGGCCACCGCGAAGGCCGCCGGCGAGAAGGCCGCCGCGAGGAAGCCCGCCGGCGAGGAACCGCCGCGGGGCGCCGCCGGCGAGGCGGCGGCCGGAGGTCAGGGGGCGGGCGGCCGTCAGGGCGCTCGTGCCGGGAACGGTGCTGTCAGGACCAGTGGGTCCGCTCAGGATGGGGCCGGGCACAGCGCGGCCGACGACGCGGGCGCGGCCGACGCCGCGGCGCAGACGGGAGTGACGACGGTGGGTGCGAAGAAGACTCCTGGCCCGGCGGCCACAGCGGCGGCGACCGCCGTGCCCAAGGCCCGGCACGGCGCGGTGGAGCCGGGCGAGCTCGCGGTGCGTCCCGGTGAGGAGCCGTGGACCGGGGAAGAGGTCGAGGAGGCGCGGACCGAGCTGATGTCGGAGGTACTGCGGCTGCGCGAGGAGATCAGCTCCTCCGAGCGGTCGCTGGCCGGTCTGATGCGCGACCCCGGCGACGGCGCGGGCCACGACGACGCCGACACCGGCACCAAGAACATCACGCGCGAGCACGAACTGGCCCTCGCCGCGAACGCGCGTGAGATGCTCGACCAGTTCGAGCGGGCGCTCCAGCGGCTCGACGCCGGCACCTACGGCCTGTGCGAGAACTGCGGCGAACCCATCGGGAAGGCCCGGATGCAGGCCTTCCCGAGGGCCACCCTGTGCGTCGAGTGCAAGCAGAAGCAGGAGCGCCGGTACTGAGGGGCGGCCGCGCAGGTCGTGCCGTACCCTCGTCCTCAGTCAAGGACCTAGGCTGAGGGACTCACGTGGCAGAGGCGGAGCGCATCATCGGTACGCCGGACACTCCGGACGCGGACCGGGACGGGCAGGACCGGGACGGAGAGGACCGGGACGGCCGGGAGCCGGCCGGCGCCGCCGACGGTACGGAGGCGGAGCGGCCGCGCGGCAAGCGGCGGATCGCCGTGCTGTTCGCCGTGGCCGCCGTCGCCTACGCCCTCGACCTGGTCAGCAAGATGATCGTGGTCGCCAAGCTGGAGCACCACGAGCCGATCGAGGTCGTCGGCGACTGGCTGCGCTTCGAGGCGATCCGCAACGCGGGCGCGGCCTTCGGCTTCGGCGAGGCGTTCACGGTGATCTTCACGGTCATCGCGGCGGCGGTGATCGTGGTGATCTTCCGCCTGGCCCGCAAGCTCTACAGCCTGCCCTGGGCGATCGCGCTCGGCCTGCTCCTCGGCGGCGCCCTCGGCAACCTCACCGACCGGATCTTCCGCTCGCCGGGCGTCTTCGAGGGCGCGGTCGTCGACTTCATCGCGCCCAAGGGCTTCGCCGTGTTCAACCTGGCCGACTCGGCCATCGTGTGCGGCGGCATCCTGATCGTGCTGCTGTCGTTCCGGGGCCTCGACCCGGACGGCACGGTCCACAAGGACTGAGGCCCCCGTCACTCCCGTGCGGGAGTGACGGACCCGTCCGGCATACTCG from Streptomyces sp. DH-12 carries:
- a CDS encoding TraR/DksA family transcriptional regulator, with translation MVAKKGAAAEAAGTGAGAAGTVSGTTASGTTASRRATAKAAGEKAAARKPAGEEPPRGAAGEAAAGGQGAGGRQGARAGNGAVRTSGSAQDGAGHSAADDAGAADAAAQTGVTTVGAKKTPGPAATAAATAVPKARHGAVEPGELAVRPGEEPWTGEEVEEARTELMSEVLRLREEISSSERSLAGLMRDPGDGAGHDDADTGTKNITREHELALAANAREMLDQFERALQRLDAGTYGLCENCGEPIGKARMQAFPRATLCVECKQKQERRY
- the lspA gene encoding signal peptidase II, giving the protein MAEAERIIGTPDTPDADRDGQDRDGEDRDGREPAGAADGTEAERPRGKRRIAVLFAVAAVAYALDLVSKMIVVAKLEHHEPIEVVGDWLRFEAIRNAGAAFGFGEAFTVIFTVIAAAVIVVIFRLARKLYSLPWAIALGLLLGGALGNLTDRIFRSPGVFEGAVVDFIAPKGFAVFNLADSAIVCGGILIVLLSFRGLDPDGTVHKD